A stretch of Aphanothece sacrum FPU1 DNA encodes these proteins:
- a CDS encoding c-type heme family protein: MLKDWKIATKLNILLVFISAIIVVLSSLFLAILLRHNSEEVIAEKALVLIETMSSIRNYTSTQVNPKLASRLETDPEFLPQTVPAYSAREVFEDFRNQGDYRDFFYKEATLNPTNTRDKADDFETQVIKKFRENPNLEQDSGFRSFAGGDVFYIARPLSVSKESCLRCHSTPQAAPKSQLATYGRENGFGWKLNEIVGVKMISVPANRILQNAQKLQSSVTSILVVCLLIAIVLINAFMKITVTKPLTKMAQLAQRISTGDLSQEFKHPFNDEMGLLAASLNRMKVSLEIAMDMLTSDSE; this comes from the coding sequence ATGTTAAAAGATTGGAAAATAGCCACAAAATTGAATATTCTCCTAGTCTTCATTTCGGCTATTATAGTTGTTTTAAGCAGTTTATTTTTAGCTATTCTTTTAAGGCATAATTCGGAAGAAGTTATAGCAGAAAAAGCTCTAGTTTTAATTGAGACAATGAGTTCTATCCGTAATTATACTAGCACTCAAGTCAATCCTAAATTAGCTTCTCGCTTAGAAACTGATCCGGAATTTTTACCGCAAACAGTTCCCGCTTATTCGGCCCGTGAAGTATTTGAGGATTTTAGAAATCAAGGAGACTATCGAGATTTCTTCTATAAAGAAGCTACATTAAATCCTACTAATACAAGAGATAAAGCTGATGACTTTGAAACCCAAGTTATCAAGAAATTTAGAGAAAATCCTAATCTAGAACAAGACTCAGGGTTTCGCTCTTTTGCAGGGGGAGATGTTTTTTATATTGCTCGTCCTCTTTCTGTGTCAAAAGAAAGCTGTTTACGCTGTCATAGCACCCCACAAGCAGCCCCTAAAAGTCAATTAGCTACCTATGGCAGAGAGAATGGATTTGGCTGGAAATTAAATGAAATTGTTGGGGTGAAAATGATTTCAGTTCCGGCAAATCGTATCTTACAAAATGCTCAAAAACTTCAGAGTTCTGTGACAAGTATTCTAGTAGTTTGTTTATTGATTGCTATTGTTTTGATCAACGCCTTCATGAAAATTACAGTGACTAAACCTTTAACAAAAATGGCTCAGTTAGCACAAAGAATCAGTACAGGAGATTTATCTCAGGAATTCAAACATCCGTTTAATGATGAAATGGGTTTATTAGCAGCTTCTTTAAACCGTATGAAAGTCAGTCTAGAAATTGCTATGGATATGTTAACTTCTGATTCAGAGTAA
- a CDS encoding RNA-guided endonuclease InsQ/TnpB family protein, giving the protein MLNLNYAYRIYPDASQEKELLEWLEICRGVYNYALAERKEWINSRKCQVNACSLHSEYIIPAHQPFPDYYKQKKALTIAKKQYPELKRVQSQVLQEVMGRLDKAFNFFWKRSFGFPRFKKYGQFRSINFPQFTENPITGYQLKLPKIEDVLINLHRPIPDGFIVKQVQIVKKASGWYAVICIQSDVKIPSAKPQGKSLGIDLGLEKFIATSLGELIARPKFFVELQSKLKWLQRKLAKKQKGSKNRLKAIQKVARLHEHIYNTRKNFHYQVAHHLCDQSNIIFAEDLNLKAMSRGMLCKHTLDAGFGVFLESLKHVAWKRDVYFEKVDANFTSQICPNCSVVTGKKELSQRVHDCSHCGFLTDRDVASAMVVEQRGLAALGLGVKLPVEEDVIGDIPKKVSRASRRSPESLIVIWGSPRYTALSS; this is encoded by the coding sequence GTGTTAAACCTTAACTACGCTTATCGAATTTATCCTGATGCCAGTCAAGAGAAAGAATTGCTTGAATGGCTAGAAATTTGTCGAGGTGTTTATAATTACGCCTTGGCAGAAAGAAAAGAATGGATAAATTCTCGTAAATGTCAGGTTAACGCTTGTAGTCTTCATTCTGAATATATCATACCTGCTCACCAGCCCTTTCCCGACTATTATAAACAGAAAAAAGCCTTAACAATAGCTAAAAAACAATATCCAGAACTTAAACGAGTTCAATCTCAGGTATTGCAAGAGGTTATGGGTCGTTTGGATAAAGCGTTTAACTTTTTCTGGAAACGAAGTTTTGGTTTTCCTCGTTTTAAGAAATATGGTCAGTTTCGCTCAATTAATTTTCCTCAATTCACGGAAAATCCGATAACAGGGTATCAATTAAAACTCCCAAAAATAGAGGATGTTCTAATTAATCTACACCGCCCTATTCCTGATGGATTTATCGTTAAACAAGTTCAGATAGTTAAAAAAGCTTCTGGTTGGTATGCTGTCATTTGTATTCAATCAGATGTCAAAATACCTTCTGCAAAGCCTCAAGGAAAATCTTTGGGTATTGATTTGGGGCTGGAGAAATTTATTGCCACATCTCTTGGGGAACTGATTGCTAGACCCAAGTTTTTTGTCGAACTTCAAAGTAAGCTTAAATGGCTACAACGAAAACTAGCCAAAAAACAAAAAGGGTCTAAAAATCGACTTAAAGCTATTCAAAAAGTAGCTAGACTTCATGAACATATTTACAACACTCGTAAAAACTTTCATTATCAAGTAGCTCATCATCTTTGTGACCAATCGAACATAATCTTTGCTGAGGATTTAAACTTAAAAGCCATGTCTAGAGGGATGCTATGCAAGCATACTCTTGATGCGGGTTTTGGTGTTTTTTTGGAATCATTGAAGCACGTTGCTTGGAAACGAGATGTTTATTTTGAGAAAGTTGACGCTAATTTTACCAGTCAAATATGTCCCAATTGTAGCGTAGTAACTGGTAAAAAAGAACTGTCTCAACGAGTACATGATTGTTCTCATTGTGGTTTTTTAACCGATAGGGATGTTGCTTCAGCTATGGTTGTTGAGCAACGTGGACTTGCAGCCCTCGGACTGGGGGTCAAGCTGCCTGTGGAGGAAGATGTCATCGGGGATATCCCTAAAAAGGTATCTAGAGCGTCCCGTAGAAGCCCCGAAAGCCTCATAGTGATATGGGGAAGCCCGCGCTATACTGCTCTTAGCAGTTAG
- the hflX gene encoding GTPase HflX — translation MTAEFAQRLGAISTEISQPVCAYVNRRGQVIRVGVGTPGQTQIPLLELPRYGAQRLCGIRCLATNLKSEAPKESSLTAMVLQRLDALVVLSLTGEGKMRRGGGATGYIKEAYIAHLLPLSELNPHQEYYWTVSAALSLDILVEQDFLALVEGLEAEFSREYVAQQVEGDHERVMIVGLQTDKTSDRQFGQELAEVGRLVDTAGGEVLETLVQKRPRPHPQTVVGTGKVQEIALRVQTLGVNLVVFDRDLSPAQVRNLERQLGVRVVDRTEVILDIFAQRAQSRAGKLQVELAQLEYMLPRLIGRGQAMSRLGGGIGTRGPGETKLETERRGIQRRISRLQQEVNQLQAHRSRLRQQRQQQEIASVAIVGYTNAGKSTLINALTNAEVYTADQLFATLDPTTRRLLVPDAATGKPTTILLTDTVGFIQELPPSLVDAFRATLEEVTEADALLHLVDLSHEAWHTQIQSVMGILQQMPLVPGPILLVFNKIDCAESDILRMAQEEYPLAVFISASQHLGLETLRQKLGQLVEYATLSY, via the coding sequence ATGACGGCTGAATTTGCTCAAAGATTAGGAGCTATCAGTACAGAGATTAGTCAACCAGTCTGTGCTTATGTGAACAGACGGGGCCAGGTCATTCGCGTAGGAGTCGGAACCCCTGGCCAAACCCAAATTCCCCTATTAGAATTACCTCGTTATGGGGCACAACGACTGTGTGGCATTCGCTGTTTAGCCACAAATCTTAAGTCAGAAGCACCTAAAGAGTCTAGCTTAACCGCTATGGTACTGCAAAGACTCGATGCGTTAGTCGTATTAAGTCTGACTGGAGAAGGAAAAATGCGGCGTGGTGGAGGGGCTACAGGATACATCAAAGAAGCTTATATAGCCCATTTATTACCCCTCTCAGAACTCAATCCCCATCAAGAATATTATTGGACAGTTTCTGCGGCCCTGAGTCTAGATATCTTGGTAGAACAGGATTTTTTAGCCTTAGTAGAAGGTTTAGAAGCAGAATTTAGTCGAGAATATGTAGCCCAACAAGTAGAAGGAGATCACGAACGAGTCATGATCGTAGGGTTACAAACCGATAAAACCAGCGATCGCCAATTTGGACAAGAATTAGCCGAAGTTGGACGGTTAGTAGATACGGCCGGAGGGGAAGTCTTAGAAACTCTGGTACAAAAACGGCCTCGGCCCCATCCTCAAACCGTTGTCGGTACCGGAAAAGTACAAGAAATAGCCCTCAGAGTGCAAACATTAGGGGTTAATCTAGTAGTATTTGATCGAGACTTATCTCCGGCCCAAGTGCGTAACCTAGAACGTCAATTAGGGGTCAGAGTCGTTGACCGCACAGAAGTCATTTTAGATATTTTTGCTCAACGGGCCCAATCTCGGGCCGGCAAATTACAGGTAGAATTAGCCCAATTAGAATATATGCTCCCCCGATTAATTGGTCGAGGTCAAGCTATGTCCCGTTTAGGGGGGGGTATTGGTACTAGAGGGCCAGGAGAAACCAAATTAGAAACAGAACGTCGAGGCATTCAGAGACGAATTTCTCGGTTACAACAAGAAGTTAACCAACTGCAGGCCCATCGTTCTCGTCTACGACAACAACGACAACAACAGGAAATTGCGTCTGTAGCCATTGTAGGTTATACCAATGCGGGTAAGTCTACTTTGATTAACGCTTTGACCAATGCAGAAGTTTACACCGCCGATCAATTATTTGCTACCCTTGACCCCACAACCCGTCGTCTATTGGTTCCTGATGCAGCCACAGGGAAACCTACTACTATTTTATTAACGGATACGGTAGGATTTATCCAGGAACTTCCCCCCTCTCTAGTAGATGCCTTTAGGGCCACTCTAGAAGAAGTCACTGAGGCTGATGCCTTATTACATTTAGTAGACTTATCTCATGAAGCTTGGCATACTCAGATTCAATCGGTAATGGGAATTTTGCAACAGATGCCTTTAGTTCCAGGGCCGATTCTGTTAGTCTTTAATAAAATTGATTGTGCTGAAAGTGATATTTTGAGGATGGCACAAGAAGAATACCCCTTAGCGGTATTTATTTCGGCCAGTCAACACTTAGGATTAGAAACCTTGCGGCAAAAATTGGGACAATTGGTGGAATATGCCACGCTTAGTTATTGA
- a CDS encoding amino acid ABC transporter permease, whose protein sequence is MIDQEKTPFWRDTRFLKILGQVILLLIILVTLLILGNNLVTNFQKLGLNFGFVFLIDGDTPARFGIGDSLIPYQSTDPYSRAILVGLLNSLRIMISGIILAFIVGVTIALARLSTNWLLCKIATIYIEIIRNTPLLLQLFFWYFAVFLRLPKIDNSVNFFNSIFFSNQGVYLPFPINNKQTLLSVLFLITSVILALIINHKKNQVILENQERRNIYQIISISLVIISIIIIFIGLDWQFPEYNIAVQKIQGGLHLLPEFTTLLVGLTLYTAAFIAEIVRAGIQSVSKGQWEAAKALGLRSGLMMQLVIFPQALRVMIPPLTSEFLNLVKNSSLAIAVAYNDIYSVSSTISNQTGKSIEMLLVLMVTYLTINLIISVGMNRINREVQLKER, encoded by the coding sequence ATGATTGATCAGGAAAAAACACCTTTTTGGCGTGATACCCGTTTTTTAAAAATTCTAGGACAAGTAATCTTACTTTTGATTATCTTAGTCACATTGTTGATCTTAGGTAATAATTTAGTTACTAACTTTCAAAAACTAGGCTTAAATTTTGGCTTCGTATTTTTGATTGATGGAGATACTCCCGCTCGTTTTGGTATTGGAGATTCTCTTATTCCTTATCAGTCTACTGATCCCTACAGTCGAGCAATTTTAGTCGGCTTACTTAATTCTCTACGAATTATGATTAGTGGCATTATTTTAGCCTTTATTGTGGGAGTAACTATCGCTTTAGCTAGATTATCAACTAATTGGTTGTTGTGTAAAATAGCAACAATTTATATAGAAATAATCCGAAATACTCCCCTACTTTTACAACTATTCTTTTGGTATTTTGCTGTCTTTTTAAGATTGCCTAAAATCGATAATTCTGTAAATTTTTTCAATTCTATTTTCTTTTCTAATCAAGGAGTTTATTTACCTTTTCCTATTAATAATAAACAAACTTTATTATCAGTTTTATTTTTAATAACAAGTGTTATTTTAGCCTTGATTATTAATCATAAGAAAAATCAAGTTATACTGGAAAATCAAGAAAGAAGAAATATATATCAAATTATTTCGATATCATTAGTAATTATTTCTATTATTATTATTTTTATTGGTTTAGATTGGCAATTTCCTGAGTATAATATTGCCGTTCAAAAAATACAAGGAGGATTACATTTATTACCAGAGTTTACCACTCTTTTAGTAGGGTTAACTCTTTATACTGCCGCCTTTATTGCCGAAATTGTAAGAGCAGGAATTCAGTCCGTTTCTAAAGGACAATGGGAAGCAGCAAAAGCATTAGGATTAAGATCCGGTTTAATGATGCAATTAGTCATTTTTCCTCAAGCTTTGCGGGTTATGATTCCCCCTTTAACCAGTGAATTTTTAAATTTAGTCAAGAATTCTAGTTTAGCGATCGCGGTAGCTTATAATGACATTTATTCCGTTTCCAGTACAATTTCTAATCAAACCGGAAAATCCATAGAAATGTTACTCGTTCTCATGGTGACTTATTTAACAATTAACTTAATTATTTCAGTAGGAATGAATAGAATTAATCGCGAGGTACAACTCAAAGAAAGATGA
- a CDS encoding amino acid ABC transporter substrate-binding protein, whose translation MTKWPSIALSTLLLASSLTACGGGEKTTTTPTDSGTASPGSTGRLATIKQRGTLICGVDGKIPGFSFVDEKGQYSGLDVDMCKAIAAALFDDPTKVEYRKLSTQERFTAVQTGEVDILNRNTTWTISRDTSVGMEFAPTTFYDGQGMMVKKATGITKLEQLKGKSICVQAGTTSEQNLADQMRKRGIDDYKPVVSDDVDAVYTAYEQGRCEGVTSDRSQLVARRSIAPKPDDHLVLDVVMSKEPLGPVVANGDTPWFDAVKWITFATFQAEEFGITSQNLATFQTSKDPSIRRFLGLDDKLGEGAGLPNDFAARIVKHVGNYGEIYERNVGKPLGLDRGPNKLWSEGGLLYSPPFR comes from the coding sequence ATGACTAAATGGCCCTCTATCGCTCTCTCAACCCTGCTCTTAGCGAGTTCCCTAACCGCTTGTGGGGGTGGAGAGAAGACAACCACAACCCCAACAGATTCAGGAACAGCAAGTCCTGGTTCTACAGGTCGTCTAGCAACGATTAAACAACGCGGAACCCTCATTTGTGGTGTCGATGGCAAAATCCCTGGATTTAGCTTTGTTGATGAAAAAGGTCAATATTCTGGGTTAGATGTTGATATGTGTAAAGCGATCGCGGCTGCACTATTTGATGATCCTACTAAAGTAGAATATCGTAAACTGAGTACCCAAGAACGTTTTACCGCAGTTCAAACCGGAGAAGTTGATATATTAAATCGTAACACCACTTGGACTATTAGTCGTGATACTTCTGTTGGTATGGAATTTGCCCCGACAACCTTTTATGATGGTCAAGGGATGATGGTAAAAAAAGCTACTGGTATCACCAAATTAGAACAGTTAAAAGGTAAATCTATTTGTGTTCAAGCAGGAACCACAAGCGAACAAAATTTAGCAGATCAAATGCGTAAACGGGGTATTGATGATTATAAACCCGTTGTGTCTGATGATGTAGATGCGGTTTATACTGCTTATGAACAAGGACGTTGTGAAGGAGTTACTTCAGATCGTTCTCAGTTAGTTGCTCGTCGTTCTATTGCTCCTAAACCGGACGATCATCTGGTATTAGATGTGGTTATGTCTAAAGAACCTTTAGGACCTGTTGTAGCTAATGGAGATACTCCCTGGTTTGATGCGGTTAAATGGATTACTTTTGCTACTTTTCAAGCAGAAGAATTTGGTATTACTTCCCAAAATTTAGCCACGTTTCAAACTTCTAAAGATCCTAGTATTAGACGATTTTTAGGTTTAGATGATAAATTGGGTGAAGGGGCCGGATTACCTAATGATTTTGCTGCTCGTATTGTTAAACACGTGGGCAATTATGGCGAAATTTATGAGCGTAATGTGGGTAAACCTTTGGGTTTAGATCGGGGACCTAATAAACTTTGGAGTGAGGGGGGATTACTTTATTCTCCTCCCTTTAGATAA
- a CDS encoding site-2 protease family protein, giving the protein MFNPSETTTVLIILLIAIGILAWGYNRAKSYGKLGILAWLQSVVLMAPWLLFFGLFAIGIYVNLVGILLLLVLSVGLYIYLGKRLRFESKDAMLRQKNAEYLKQKEDKYSSQSSVSTSSSETSEMPIVPEVLPIPDEDLQLIRGIFGIDTFFATETISYQEGAIFRGNLRGEPDLVYERLAEKLTANFGEKYRLFLVEGTEGKPVVIILPSTDDPQPTTLAQKNLALVLFVATIVTSLEAGGLLLGFDLFNNWGRYQEALPLSVGLWAVLLAHELGHRLAAKRYNLRLSVPFFLPTWQIGSFGAITRFESLLPHRTALFDLAFAGPALGGIISLVVLIIGFILSHEGSLFQVPTQFFQGSILVGSLAKVILGNQLQQSIINIHPLAIVGWLGLVITALNIMPAGQLDGGRIVQAIYGRKIARRTTIATLIVLAIVTVINPGNPIPLYWAIVILFLQRDLERPTLNELTEPDDNRAGWGLLILFLMLATLIPLSPSLAGRLGIGG; this is encoded by the coding sequence ATGTTTAATCCTTCTGAGACAACAACTGTTCTGATTATTCTCCTCATTGCTATAGGAATTTTGGCATGGGGCTATAATCGGGCAAAATCCTATGGCAAATTAGGTATTTTAGCTTGGTTACAATCGGTTGTTTTGATGGCTCCTTGGCTCCTTTTTTTTGGGTTATTCGCTATAGGAATTTATGTGAATCTAGTGGGAATTTTATTATTATTAGTGCTTTCGGTAGGCCTTTATATTTATTTAGGGAAACGCCTCAGATTTGAAAGTAAAGACGCTATGTTACGACAAAAAAACGCGGAATATCTTAAACAAAAAGAAGACAAATATTCTTCTCAAAGTTCTGTGTCTACCTCCTCATCGGAAACCTCAGAAATGCCCATAGTTCCCGAAGTTTTACCCATCCCTGACGAAGATCTACAACTGATTAGAGGCATATTTGGTATTGATACTTTCTTTGCGACAGAAACAATTTCTTATCAAGAAGGTGCTATTTTCAGAGGTAATCTTAGAGGAGAACCTGATCTAGTTTATGAACGATTAGCTGAAAAATTAACCGCCAATTTTGGAGAAAAATATCGTCTCTTTCTTGTAGAAGGAACGGAAGGTAAACCCGTTGTTATTATTCTTCCTAGCACCGATGACCCTCAACCGACAACTTTAGCTCAAAAGAATTTAGCTTTAGTTCTATTTGTGGCTACTATTGTTACCAGTTTAGAAGCGGGGGGTCTTCTATTAGGATTCGATTTATTTAATAATTGGGGTCGTTATCAAGAAGCACTTCCTTTAAGTGTAGGACTTTGGGCGGTTTTACTAGCTCATGAATTAGGTCATCGTTTAGCTGCTAAACGCTACAATTTACGCTTGAGTGTGCCTTTTTTCTTACCAACTTGGCAAATCGGTTCTTTTGGGGCAATTACTCGTTTTGAGTCTTTATTACCTCACCGAACGGCTTTATTTGATTTGGCATTTGCCGGGCCAGCATTAGGAGGAATTATCTCTTTAGTTGTTTTAATAATTGGGTTTATTTTGTCTCATGAAGGGAGTTTATTTCAAGTTCCAACCCAATTTTTTCAAGGCTCCATTTTAGTCGGAAGTTTAGCCAAGGTGATATTAGGAAATCAGTTACAACAATCAATTATTAATATTCATCCTTTAGCTATTGTTGGTTGGTTAGGATTGGTGATTACTGCTCTTAATATTATGCCGGCCGGACAGTTAGATGGAGGGCGCATTGTTCAAGCAATTTATGGACGAAAAATCGCAAGACGTACCACCATTGCCACTTTAATTGTATTAGCAATTGTTACTGTAATTAATCCAGGTAATCCTATTCCTTTATATTGGGCTATTGTGATTCTGTTTTTACAACGAGATTTAGAACGTCCGACTCTTAATGAGTTAACTGAACCTGATGATAATCGTGCAGGATGGGGATTATTAATTCTCTTTTTAATGTTAGCAACTTTAATTCCCCTTAGTCCAAGTTTAGCCGGAAGATTAGGAATTGGTGGATAA
- the murQ gene encoding N-acetylmuramic acid 6-phosphate etherase has product MENLEERGHLLTEQINPNSRNLDQMTCLELVDLFNQEDAQTLKAIAQARLELAQVIDITSNALSKGGRLFYVGAGTSGRLGVLDAAECPPTFCTNPDLVQGIIAGGAAALVRSSEDLEDSQEDGASAIAQRHINEKDIVIGISAGGTTPFVHGALEAAKQRGASTVSLSCVPVEQVQIRVDIDIRLLTGPEVLAGSTRLKAGTVTKMALNIISTGVMVRLGKVYGNRMIDVSVTNRKLHDRALRILEDLTDLSREEAGFLLERSGRRVKLALLMHWTGLEGQESQALLHTHQGNLRVALQAHNQSSNL; this is encoded by the coding sequence ATGGAAAATTTAGAAGAACGAGGCCATCTCTTAACCGAACAGATTAATCCCAATAGTCGCAATTTAGATCAAATGACCTGTTTAGAGTTAGTCGATCTCTTTAATCAAGAAGATGCTCAAACTCTTAAAGCGATCGCTCAAGCTAGACTAGAATTAGCCCAAGTGATCGATATTACCAGTAACGCCCTTAGTAAAGGCGGACGATTGTTTTATGTCGGAGCCGGAACCAGTGGACGTTTAGGGGTCTTAGATGCGGCAGAATGTCCCCCCACCTTTTGTACGAATCCTGACTTAGTACAGGGCATTATTGCAGGAGGGGCCGCCGCATTAGTTAGAAGTTCTGAAGATTTGGAAGATAGTCAAGAAGATGGGGCCAGTGCGATCGCCCAACGACACATTAACGAAAAAGATATAGTAATTGGGATCAGTGCTGGAGGAACTACACCCTTTGTTCATGGAGCATTAGAGGCCGCTAAACAACGAGGGGCTAGTACAGTTTCTCTCAGTTGTGTCCCTGTCGAACAAGTGCAGATCAGGGTTGATATTGATATTCGTTTACTAACGGGGCCAGAAGTTTTGGCGGGTTCAACTCGTCTTAAAGCCGGAACGGTGACAAAAATGGCTTTAAATATCATTTCTACTGGGGTTATGGTGCGTCTGGGGAAAGTTTATGGCAACCGTATGATAGATGTGTCTGTTACTAACCGCAAACTCCACGATCGCGCTCTACGCATTTTAGAAGACTTAACTGATTTAAGTCGAGAAGAAGCAGGATTTTTGTTAGAACGTAGTGGAAGACGGGTTAAACTAGCATTATTGATGCACTGGACGGGACTAGAGGGCCAAGAGTCTCAAGCTCTGCTCCATACCCATCAAGGTAATCTTAGAGTTGCTTTACAAGCACATAATCAGTCGTCTAACCTTTAA
- a CDS encoding DUF3110 domain-containing protein, which produces MAKVYVLLFNARTENEGIHTVQMGGRNKILMFESEDDATRYALLLEAQDFPTPTVEPFDSQEIETFCRDARYDWELVPDGKLEIPPDQNLEQTDWETEAKTPDIVEPPNHSDIPSEDLDRIRRQLEGLL; this is translated from the coding sequence ATGGCTAAAGTATATGTCTTACTATTCAATGCCCGAACCGAAAATGAAGGAATTCATACCGTCCAAATGGGAGGGCGCAATAAAATATTGATGTTCGAGTCAGAAGACGATGCGACACGCTATGCTTTATTACTCGAAGCTCAAGATTTTCCTACCCCTACGGTAGAACCCTTTGACTCTCAGGAAATAGAAACCTTTTGTCGAGATGCCCGGTATGATTGGGAATTAGTCCCTGATGGTAAATTAGAGATTCCCCCTGACCAAAATCTAGAACAAACAGACTGGGAAACAGAAGCCAAGACTCCAGACATTGTTGAACCGCCAAACCACTCAGATATTCCCTCAGAAGACTTAGACCGCATTCGCCGTCAACTAGAAGGGCTATTATAA
- a CDS encoding glycosyltransferase family 2 protein, with the protein MASLCPSKPNYPTDHLIRPSAVILIPAHNEAKVISESLDALLTQLMPQDKIVVIADNCSDQTAEIVKEKGLTVIERQNSQQRGKGYAVDYGLKFLESNPPEVVVILDADSLMEANTLDYLVKLAYAKQKPIQSTYLMKTDLNPSMKDRISAFAIMVKNLVRPYGLTQFNMPCLLNGSGMAFPWSIIRQVPVANNHTVDDMQLSVDLAIAGYAPYYCPQGQVMGRLMQQDQGKSQRTRWEHGHLSQILIQVPHLLQASVKQQRLDLLILALELAVPPLSVLVIFWLSFTSFSLIAAIVGFSWFPFLMFLIQGLLILVSIIGSWFKFGQSIIPGMMLLAIPQYLIWKLPIYLNFLQKPEINWNKTERD; encoded by the coding sequence TTGGCTTCACTGTGCCCATCGAAACCAAATTATCCTACCGATCATCTAATACGTCCGTCAGCAGTTATTCTCATTCCTGCTCATAATGAAGCAAAAGTGATTAGTGAATCTCTTGACGCTTTATTAACTCAATTAATGCCTCAAGATAAAATTGTAGTGATTGCGGATAATTGCTCTGATCAAACAGCAGAAATAGTCAAAGAAAAAGGGTTAACCGTCATTGAAAGGCAAAATTCTCAACAAAGAGGGAAAGGATATGCCGTAGATTATGGCTTAAAATTTCTGGAAAGCAACCCACCTGAAGTTGTTGTTATACTTGATGCTGACTCTCTTATGGAAGCTAACACCCTTGATTATCTTGTGAAATTAGCTTACGCCAAACAAAAACCGATTCAAAGTACCTATTTGATGAAAACGGATCTTAATCCCAGCATGAAAGATCGAATTTCTGCTTTTGCGATTATGGTGAAAAATTTAGTTCGTCCTTATGGATTAACACAATTTAATATGCCCTGTCTGTTAAATGGTTCAGGAATGGCCTTTCCCTGGTCAATTATTCGTCAAGTTCCTGTGGCCAACAATCACACGGTGGATGATATGCAGTTATCAGTTGACCTAGCCATAGCCGGATATGCACCTTACTATTGTCCTCAAGGGCAAGTCATGGGACGATTGATGCAACAGGATCAAGGGAAAAGTCAACGGACTCGCTGGGAACATGGTCATTTATCTCAGATTTTAATTCAGGTTCCTCACTTGCTGCAAGCTTCTGTGAAACAACAACGTTTAGATCTATTGATCCTTGCTTTAGAATTAGCGGTTCCCCCTTTATCTGTACTTGTTATCTTCTGGTTATCTTTTACCAGCTTTTCGCTAATCGCAGCAATAGTGGGATTTTCGTGGTTTCCTTTTTTGATGTTTTTAATACAAGGACTTTTAATTCTGGTGTCAATTATCGGTAGTTGGTTCAAATTTGGTCAATCCATCATACCAGGTATGATGTTGTTAGCAATTCCTCAGTATCTTATCTGGAAACTTCCTATCTATCTTAATTTTTTACAAAAACCTGAAATCAATTGGAATAAGACGGAAAGAGATTAA